AGCGCCTTGGCCAGCCGCTCCTTTTCCGCATCCTTCGGCGGGGTTCTGGGTAATCCGGACATGGCTGCCACAAAGCCTAAAAACCGGGCGACAGGCAAGACCCAGAGCGTTTTCGAGCGAAGTGGGTACCGGTTCGCGTGAAGAAAACGCGTCAAAAAACAAAAAGCGGCTTCCCCTGCCGGATCCGCATTGGCGCCGCGCATAAGCTCTTCACCGCAATATGAAGGCATCGACCACAAGATCGCGGCGGCGAACCTTCGGCCCCGATCATAGCTTGGCCCTCGGACCCAAACCGAAAGAGAGAGCCATGCCCCGCACACTCGCAGTTGCTATTGCCGCCTTGCTGATCACGTCCGGTACGACCGGAGCGATGGCCGCCACGCGTCATGCCAACCATGCCAGCCACGGATATTCGACCTATCGTCCGGCAACCGTCCCGATTGTTCCCTACCGCGCGCGCAGCGCCTACGGCGCCGTCGCCGCACCGACCATCGGCGGCGACTGCAGCCAGCGGCCCTTTGCCCGCGATTGTGACAAGCGCGGGCCCTGGTAACGCCATCCGTATCGTGGAATGCCCTTGCCCGGTCCTCCGGCGGCAGCTAATAACCCCGCCGGGCGGACCGAAATCGATTCAACTGGCCGCTCGATCCGAAAGCCCGTAACCGGGAACCGATCGGACACGCTGCCGTAGCTCAGTGGTAGAGCACTTCATTGGTAATGAAGAGGTCGACAGTTCAATCCTGTCCGGCAGCACCACGCATTCCTCTGAAAGATCAGCACGACGCGGCCATGGCCGGTTTGCAGACAGCGGGATGCCCAGCGCAGCAATCCTCCATGAGAAACTGGATGAGCGCCCGAAGCGCCTTGTATTCGGCGCTGTAGATCATCGAACGCGCCTCGCGCCGGACGGCGATGAGACCTGATCGCTCAAGCTCCTTCAGATGAAACGACACGTTTGAAGGCGACACCTCCATGGCCTCGCCGATGGCACCGGCCGACACACCCGAAGGTCCCGCCCGAACCAGCATTCGGAGAATGCGCAGCCGGGTTTCCTGAGAAATGGCGCCGAAGGCCATCAGGGCTTGACGTTGGTCCATATTTCAACGATCCTTGAAATGTTGAAACAAGGAGTAGCCGAGATGCTCGCCGCCGGCAACCGCGAACTTCAATCTCCCCCGCCAGCCCTCTCGGACGGTATCCTCATGGGCGATTTACTGGCGTTCCTGAAGCAGCACGGGCATCTGCCGTTGGTGTTTTCATATGGCGGCAGGGCCGTGAAACCCGGCTATCACGTCACGGAAGTCAAAGCCGGCCAGTTTTCAGCGTTGGATTGCGGGGCCAATCCGGAAGCCTGGACCGAACTGTTCGTCCAGCTCTGGGATGTGCAGGACGGTGACCGCACGCACATGCTGGCGAGCAAGTTCTCGGCGATCATCGGCAAGGTCGCAGACCATGTGTCCCTGGACTATTCCGCCAAGCTGACGTTTGAAGTCAGCGACGGGGTCGCTCCCATGCAGCTGTATCAGGCGTCTTCAGCCGAGGCCCGTAGCGGCCGCGTTGAGGTCAGCCTGATGCCCCGCGTATCGAGTTGCAAACCGCGGGACCGTTGGTTGGCAACACAGACGCCAACCTGTTGCGGCAAAGAAGCTGCGACCGGCTGTTGTACGTAGCTTCGCCGGCACCAATGCGCATTGACGGTGCCTTGCATTGAAAACCGCGGCGCTCGAAGCAGTGCTTTCGAGCGCCGTAAACCGGTCGAACGGTTTTCAATGCCGTTGTCTCAGTAACCCTTGCGGCGCTGCTTCTTCGCCGCCTTGCGCGCGGCATAGCGGGCGTCGCGCGCCGCCTTCTGCTCGGCCAGGAGGGCGATCATGGCTTCGGCCTCTTCCGCCTTGATACGCTCAGCTTCGGCTTCCGCCGCGAGACGGGCCTTTTCTTCCTCGGCCGCCTTGCGCGCCGCCTCTTCCGCTAACCGCTGCTCTTCGATCTTGCGGAGCCTGTCCTTCTCGGCCTGACGCGCGAGACGCGCCTCGTGGATCGCCTTGCGTTCGGCCTGCCGGGCGGCAAGCCCTGGATCTTCCGCTTTCTCTCGAAACTTCTGCAACATCGCCTGCTTGGCGGCCATTGCGTTCTTCTGACGGTCGTGAAGGCTCGGATCTTGGTAGCTCATTGAGTCCCCATGTGAGTGAAGGCGGCTATATATGGCCTTCGTGACGCGGTCTCAACATTCCGCAGACGAATTAATGGCGCGAAATGCGCGCTATGCGTTCACGAATTGGGACAAGACCGTCATATCGGTTAAAGAAGCGCCGATATTGCCCCTGGAGGTTCGAGTAGCCGCAATGCATCCCGTTTCGATCCGCCCCGAAATCATCGCGCGCGTCGTCGCCCGTAGAGGCCGCGCCAACTGGTTCGACCGGCTGGAACCGGCCCGCACGGCCCTGGTGGTCATCGATATGCAAACGGCTTTCTGCCAGCCCGGAGCCCCTGCCGAAGTTCCGGCATCCCGCGAGATTGTGCCGGCAATCAACGAATTGACCGGCGAATTGCGCAAGCTCGGCTGCCCGGTGATCTGGGTGGTCCACGCCAACACCCACAAGGGCGGCCGCAGCGACTGGGCTTTGTTCTTCAACAATGTCGTCGGCGATGATGTCCGCGAACGCACGATGGATGCACTGGCCCCCGGCAAGCAGACAGTGTGGCCCGAACTGAACGTCGCTGATAGCGACCACACCGTGATCAAGAACCGCTACAGCGCGTTGATTGCCGGGTCGTCGCAGCTCGAACGGCTGCTGCGCAGCCTCGATATCGATACGGTACTGATCGCCGGCACCAAGACCAATGTCTGCTGCGAATCCACCGCGCGCGACGCGATGATGCTCGATTTCAAGGTGGTGATGCTGTCCGATTGCTGCGCCGCTCTGTCCGATGACGAGCACCGCTCGGCGCTGGAGAATATCTTCCAGCAGTTCGGCGATGTGGCGACGGCGGACGAGGCGCTGCTGAAGCTGAGGGTGCCGGGGAACACATGACCGACCTCACCCAACTGATTGATGCAGTCCGCGAGCATGGCGAAGTCGTGTACGCCTTCATCTTCGCCTACGCGGCATCGCATGCGTTGCTGATGGCCCTGTTCGCGGGCTATGCGGCGCAGCTCGGCGTGCTCGATCTGAAAATGACGATTATCCATTGCTTCGCCGGGAGCTTCGCTGGCGACGTCTTCCGGTTCTGGCTCGCGCGCCGTTACGGCGAACGGCTGCTGGCCCGCTGGCCGCGCATCTCCGCGCATGCCACCACCGTGAAACGGTTGGTCGACCGGCACGCGCTCTGGCTGCCGCTCATTCACCGGTTTCCCTATGGCATCCGGGGGCTCGGCGCCTTCGCCTACGGCTTGTCGAAAATGTCGTGGGGCCTGTTCCTGGTCCTGAATCTCATCGGCGCCGCGGTGTGGGCGGTATCGATGGTGCTGGCCGGTTACGCCTTCGGCAAGGTTTCGGACAAGGTTCTCGGCGACACCGTTTCGGGGCTCAGCCTGGCGATGCTGGTCGTATTCCTCGCCGTGTCGTGGCTGCTCAGCCGCAAACTCGAACAGGCCATCGAGGCCGACGCGAGACGCAATCCGTAATGTCCGCCCTTGAAAAGGTCTTCCAACGGGATACGGCGGCGGCGATCCTTCCGAAAACCGCGCGCCGTCGCGCACCTGAAAACTGATCTTAATCAAAGCAAGGCCGGGCGAGTCCGGTAGTCTTAAACCAAGACCTCAGTTCAGCCCGCCGAGCAGCCAAACCACCAGAATGATTGGCAGTGGTATACCGATCAGCCAGAGAAGAAGTCCGCGTCCCATGTCCAGCTCCCAATATTGCCCCTCGTCGGATTGTGAACGCGGGACCGAAAGGCCGGGTTCCAGGAGAAAAACTGCGCCAAGTTGGGAGTTTTTGCCGGCCTTGGACAATTTGCCCAGCCTCGCGGGCCGATCTGCGTCGTTTTGAGGCCACCCATACCTCGACAAACACCGTTGAACGCTTCTAAAACTGCTCTGGAAATAGGTTTGAACGCCCGCCCTGCCGCCCGCGACCAAACCGCAAGTTCGCTTGGGACGTCCGTTGCCATGAACTACAAGTCCTTCTTCGATAACGCTTTGAACCGCCTGCACGAAGAGCGGCGTTATCGCGTCTTCGCGGACCTGGAGCGGATCGCCGGACGTTTCCCGGTCACTATCTGGCACGCGCCGGAAGGCCCGCGCGAAATCATCGTCTGGTGTTCGAACGATTATCTCGGCATGGGTCAGCACCCGAAGGTGGTCGGCGCCATGGTCGAAGCCGCCACCCGCATGGGGACCGGCGCCGGCGGCACCCGCAACATTTCCGGCACCAATCATCCGCTGGTCGAGCTCGAGAACGAACTCGCCGACCTGCATGGCAAGGAATCGGCGCTGATCTTCACCTCCGGCTATGTGTCGAACCAGACCGGCATCTCGACCCTCGCCAAGCTGATCCCGAATGTCCTGATCCTGTCGGACAGCTACAACCACAATTCGATGATCGAAGGCGTGCGGCAGTCGGGCTGCGAGAAGAAGATCTTCCGCCACAATGATCTCGCGCATCTTGAGCAGCTTCTGCAGGAAGCCGGCCCCGATCGGCCGAAGCTGATCCTGTTCGAAAGCATCTATTCGATGGATGCCGACATCGCGCCGATCGGTGCGATCTGCGATCTCGCCGAGAAATACGGCGCCATGACCTATATCGACGAAGTGCATGCCGTCGGCATGTACGGCAAGCGCGGCGCCGGCGTTTCCGAACGCGACGGCGTCATGCATCGGATCGATGTGATCGAAGGCACGCTCGGCAAGGCGTTCGGCTGCTTCGGCGGCTATATCGCCGCCAGCCATTCGGTCTGCGACGCCGTGCGCTCCTATGCACCGGGCTTCATCTTCACCACCGCCTTGCCGCCGGCCGTCTGCGCCGCTGCGGCCGCGTCGATCCGGCATCTGAAGACCTCGCAATGGGAGCGCGACAGGCATCAGGAACGCGTGGCCCGCGTGAAGGCGGTGCTGACCGCCTCCGGCCTGCCGGTGATGCACAGCGACACGCATATCGTGCCGATCGCCGTCGGCGATCCGGAAAAGTGCAAGGCGGCGAGCGACATGCTGCTGACCGAGCACGGCATCTATATCCAGCCGATCAACTACCCCACCGTGCCGAAAGGCACCGAGCGGCTGCGCGTCACGCCGTCGCCCTATCACGACGACCAGATGATCGATGCCCTCGCGGCCGCCCTGATCGATGTCTGGGAAAAGCTCGGCATGCCGCTCAACCGCGCGCTGGCGGCGGAATAAGGCGTCTCACTCCGACAGCTTGATCAGTGCCGGCAGGCATGCACCTCGACGGTGACATGCGACAGGCCATGCAAACCGGACAGCCGCGCCTTGTAGGTGTCGGGCGCCTGCGGCGCATCGGACACGACCGATGCGATGACGCCGATATGACCCGGCCCGAGCCGCCACAGATGCAAATCCGTCAGCCGGTCATCTCCTGATTCCAGGCGCCGCCTGATCTCGCCGGCCAGCCGCGCATCCGGCACGATATCGAGCAGCACCGCACCGGAGGCCCGCATCAGGCCGATCGACCAATGCGCGATCACCAACGCACCGACGATACCGACGGCCGGATCCATCCAGTCCCATTGGTAAAAGCGCCCCGCGAGCAGCGCCCCGATCGCAAGCACCGACGTCAATGCATCGGCAAGGACGTGGAGATAGGCGCCGCGCAGATTGTGATCGTGATGATGGTGGTGATGACCGCCGTGACCTTGATCATGCGCATCGCCATGATGACCACCATGTCCATCACGCAGCAACCACGCGCTGCCGAGATTGACGGCAAGCCCGATCACCGCAATCACCAGCGCCTGATCGAAGCGGATCGCAACCGGCTGCCACAGCCGGATCAGCGATTCATAGCCGATCAACAACGCCACCACCGCCAGGATCATCGCGCTCGCGAAAGCCGCCAGCTCCCCGAGCTTTCCCGTCCCGAATGTGAATTGCGCGTCATGCGCATGCTTGCTGGCGAACCGATAGGCCAGCGCGGCGATGGCCAGCGCCGCCGCATGCGTCGACATGTGCCAGCCGTCGGCCACCAGCGCCATCGATCCGAAAATCGTGCCGCCGACGATCTCGACCACCATCATCGATGCGGTCAATCCGACGACCAGCCAGGTCCGGCGCTCGTTCCGTGTGTGATCGGCGCCAAGGAAAACGTGCTCGTGCCGCCAGTTCTTCAGGCTGTGCGTGTGCATGTTCGACTCCAGCTCACGGACAAGTCGGGCTTCCGTCGCAAGTCCGCAGACCATCGTTTTGATAGTTAACGCTCGAAAGGCCGGACCTCAATCCTCCTGCACCGGGCGCTTGTCCGGCAGCTTCGGGGGGATCTTTGGCGGCTGTCCGTACATTTTCACGAACAGCGGCAGCGACAGCGAAATCAGAATGAAGCGCGCCACATGATGGGCGCCGACAAAGATCGGATCGAGATGCAAGGCCAGCGCCAGGATCATCATCGCGTCGAGCGCACCGGGCGAATACGAGACGATGATGTCGGACAGCTGCAGATTGACCAGCCAGGCCGACATCGCCGCGAACACCGAGACGATCAGGATCGCCACCGAGAACGAGCCGAGCGCCGCCAGCGAATAGCTCAGCAATGTGCGCAATTGCGTATTGGCGAAACGCGATCCGGTCAGTGCGCCGAGCGCCACCATCACCGCATTGACGATCCACCACGGCATCGTCGCGTGAATGACGCCGCTGCCATGCAGGATCGCCGACGCCAGCATCGCCCCGAAGATCAGCCCGCCGGGAAACCGCACCCAATGCGCGAGGAAAGACGATGCACCCGCAACCACCACAAGGACGACCAGTTCGGGAATCGAATCGGTGATCGCAAAGCTGCGCGTCGGCGCCGGCGGGATCAATCCGAACAGCGCCAGCCCCACCGGCAGCAAGGCGGTGAGAATCACCACGCGGATCGTCTGCACGATGGCAATGCCGCGCAGGTCGGAATGGCATTGCGTCGCATTGGCGATCACCTGCGACAGCGCGCCGGGCGCCGAGCCGAACAGTGCCGACAGCATGTCCCAGCCATGCACCTTGCGAAGGTAAAAGGCGCTGCCGAAGGTCGAGCAGGTCATGCCGATGCACAGCAGCACGACACTGAGCGGCCAGGTGGCAATCCCCTTCAATGTCTCGGGGGTCACCGCCCCGCCGAGCGAGATACCGATCAGGACGAACACCACCCGACCGAGCGGCGCCGGCATATGCATCGGCCGGCCGGCCAGGGCCGCGATGGCGACGAAAATCATCGCACCGGACAGAAATCCGGCCGGGATGCCGGCCGCGTTGAAGATCGCCCCGCCAATGGCCCCGATGACGAGGGTTTCACAGAGGCGCAGCAGATTCTGGGGGAAGGGAAGCGGCATAGGCACCGTTATGTCCATTCCCGCAGACCTATCAAGGCGCTGGGAGCATCCCATATATGCCGGCAACGCGGGCGATCATCCGGACACTTGGCATCACGCCGCAGAAGGATTATGCGCCCCGTCAACGAGTTAGCGCGTGACCGGGACCAAAGCGGACAGCCGCTTTGCCGGTCCTGCGCTGATTGCCCTTCCCTCGGACCCGCGTGTATGGTCGCGGCCCTTTTGCCGGATATCTCATGGCCCGTGACCAAATCGACATGACGCCGATCGAGCGGCGCGACGAACTCGTCGCCTGGCTCGAATCGGGTTGCAAACCGAAGGCGCAGTGGCGCATCGGCACCGAACACGAAAAATTCCCGTTCACCGTCAAAGGCCATAACCCGGTGCCCTATGAGGGACCGCGCGGCATCCAGGCGCTTCTGAATGGCATGCAGTTGCTGCTCGGCTGGGAGCCAATCATGGAGCACGAGAATATCATCGGGCTCTATGACGTGACCGGCGGCGGCGCCATCTCGCTTGAGCCGGGCGGACAATTCGAATTGTCCGGCGCCCCGCTCGAAACCGTGCACCAGACCTGCACGGAGCTGATGGCGCATCTGGCGCAGGTGCGTGAAGTGGCGCGCCCGCTCGGCATCGGCTTTCTCGGCCTCGGCATGACACCGAAATGGTCGCGCGCCGACATCCCGATGATGCCGAAGGGCCGCTACCGCATCATGACGAAATACATGCCGACGGTCGGACAATACGGCCTCGACATGATGTACCGGACCTGCACCGTGCAGACCAATCTCGACTTCTCGTCCGAAGCGGACATGGTCAAGAAACTGCGCGTGTCGCTCGCACTGCAGCCGGTGGCGACCGCTTTGTTCGCCAATTCCCCTTTCACCGAAGGCAAGCCGAACGGCTTTCTCTCCTTCCGCTCCGAAATCTGGCGCGATACCGATCCCGACCGCTCCGGCATGCTGCCCTGGGCGTTCGAGGACGGCATGGGCTTCGAGCGCTGGGTCGATTACGCGCTCGATGTGCCGATGTATTTCGTCAAGCGCGGCGACGATTATGTCGACGTGTCCGGCCTGTCGTTTCGCGATCTGTTCGCCGGCAAGCTGAAGCAATTGCCCGGCGAGCGCGCGACGATTTCGGACTGGGCCAATCACATCTCGACGATTTTCCCGGAAGTGCGGTTGAAGCGCTATCTCGAAATGCGTGGCGCCGATGGCGCGCCCGGACGCCGACTGCCGGCGCTGCCGGCCTTCTGGGTCGGTCTTCTTTACGATGACACGGCACTCGATGCGGCGTGGGATATCGTCAAGAGCTGGACCGCCGAGGAACGGCAAAAGCTGCGCGACGACGTGCCGACGCAGGGTTTCGCGGCCGTGATCCGCAACCGCACCATGCTGTCGCTGGCCGAAGAAACGCTGAAGATCGCGCGCGAAGGCCTGACGCGGCGAAGGCGCTTCAATGCCGGCGGCGAAAACGAAACAAAATATCTCGAGCCGCTGGACGATCTGGTGTCCCGCGGCACAACACCGGCCGAAGAATTGCTCGATAAATTCCACGGACCTTGGGCGCAATCCGTTGAGCCGGTCTTCGACGAATATGCGTATTGATGGAGTTCCGCCTGAACGATCAACCCACGTCATCCTGAGGTGCGCGGCAACGCCGCGCCTCGAAGGATGATGTGGCCGTCGCCCTTCGAGGCTCGCTTCACTCGCACCTCAGGATGACGGAGAAACAATCGCGCAAGTTCAATGGCCAAATCCACACCAGCCACCACCGCCCTCGAGAAAGCCGGCATCGCCTTCACGCTGCATGAATACGACTACGATCCGAATGCCGCACGCATCGGCATGCAGGCGGCAGAAGCGC
The genomic region above belongs to Pseudorhodoplanes sinuspersici and contains:
- a CDS encoding isochorismatase family protein; the encoded protein is MHPVSIRPEIIARVVARRGRANWFDRLEPARTALVVIDMQTAFCQPGAPAEVPASREIVPAINELTGELRKLGCPVIWVVHANTHKGGRSDWALFFNNVVGDDVRERTMDALAPGKQTVWPELNVADSDHTVIKNRYSALIAGSSQLERLLRSLDIDTVLIAGTKTNVCCESTARDAMMLDFKVVMLSDCCAALSDDEHRSALENIFQQFGDVATADEALLKLRVPGNT
- the hemA gene encoding 5-aminolevulinate synthase translates to MNYKSFFDNALNRLHEERRYRVFADLERIAGRFPVTIWHAPEGPREIIVWCSNDYLGMGQHPKVVGAMVEAATRMGTGAGGTRNISGTNHPLVELENELADLHGKESALIFTSGYVSNQTGISTLAKLIPNVLILSDSYNHNSMIEGVRQSGCEKKIFRHNDLAHLEQLLQEAGPDRPKLILFESIYSMDADIAPIGAICDLAEKYGAMTYIDEVHAVGMYGKRGAGVSERDGVMHRIDVIEGTLGKAFGCFGGYIAASHSVCDAVRSYAPGFIFTTALPPAVCAAAAASIRHLKTSQWERDRHQERVARVKAVLTASGLPVMHSDTHIVPIAVGDPEKCKAASDMLLTEHGIYIQPINYPTVPKGTERLRVTPSPYHDDQMIDALAAALIDVWEKLGMPLNRALAAE
- a CDS encoding AbrB family transcriptional regulator — protein: MPLPFPQNLLRLCETLVIGAIGGAIFNAAGIPAGFLSGAMIFVAIAALAGRPMHMPAPLGRVVFVLIGISLGGAVTPETLKGIATWPLSVVLLCIGMTCSTFGSAFYLRKVHGWDMLSALFGSAPGALSQVIANATQCHSDLRGIAIVQTIRVVILTALLPVGLALFGLIPPAPTRSFAITDSIPELVVLVVVAGASSFLAHWVRFPGGLIFGAMLASAILHGSGVIHATMPWWIVNAVMVALGALTGSRFANTQLRTLLSYSLAALGSFSVAILIVSVFAAMSAWLVNLQLSDIIVSYSPGALDAMMILALALHLDPIFVGAHHVARFILISLSLPLFVKMYGQPPKIPPKLPDKRPVQED
- a CDS encoding DUF6481 family protein, whose protein sequence is MSYQDPSLHDRQKNAMAAKQAMLQKFREKAEDPGLAARQAERKAIHEARLARQAEKDRLRKIEEQRLAEEAARKAAEEEKARLAAEAEAERIKAEEAEAMIALLAEQKAARDARYAARKAAKKQRRKGY
- a CDS encoding ArsR/SmtB family transcription factor, with the translated sequence MDQRQALMAFGAISQETRLRILRMLVRAGPSGVSAGAIGEAMEVSPSNVSFHLKELERSGLIAVRREARSMIYSAEYKALRALIQFLMEDCCAGHPAVCKPAMAASC
- a CDS encoding glutamate--cysteine ligase codes for the protein MARDQIDMTPIERRDELVAWLESGCKPKAQWRIGTEHEKFPFTVKGHNPVPYEGPRGIQALLNGMQLLLGWEPIMEHENIIGLYDVTGGGAISLEPGGQFELSGAPLETVHQTCTELMAHLAQVREVARPLGIGFLGLGMTPKWSRADIPMMPKGRYRIMTKYMPTVGQYGLDMMYRTCTVQTNLDFSSEADMVKKLRVSLALQPVATALFANSPFTEGKPNGFLSFRSEIWRDTDPDRSGMLPWAFEDGMGFERWVDYALDVPMYFVKRGDDYVDVSGLSFRDLFAGKLKQLPGERATISDWANHISTIFPEVRLKRYLEMRGADGAPGRRLPALPAFWVGLLYDDTALDAAWDIVKSWTAEERQKLRDDVPTQGFAAVIRNRTMLSLAEETLKIAREGLTRRRRFNAGGENETKYLEPLDDLVSRGTTPAEELLDKFHGPWAQSVEPVFDEYAY
- a CDS encoding DUF6428 family protein → MLAAGNRELQSPPPALSDGILMGDLLAFLKQHGHLPLVFSYGGRAVKPGYHVTEVKAGQFSALDCGANPEAWTELFVQLWDVQDGDRTHMLASKFSAIIGKVADHVSLDYSAKLTFEVSDGVAPMQLYQASSAEARSGRVEVSLMPRVSSCKPRDRWLATQTPTCCGKEAATGCCT
- a CDS encoding DedA family protein; amino-acid sequence: MTDLTQLIDAVREHGEVVYAFIFAYAASHALLMALFAGYAAQLGVLDLKMTIIHCFAGSFAGDVFRFWLARRYGERLLARWPRISAHATTVKRLVDRHALWLPLIHRFPYGIRGLGAFAYGLSKMSWGLFLVLNLIGAAVWAVSMVLAGYAFGKVSDKVLGDTVSGLSLAMLVVFLAVSWLLSRKLEQAIEADARRNP
- the dmeF gene encoding CDF family Co(II)/Ni(II) efflux transporter DmeF codes for the protein MHTHSLKNWRHEHVFLGADHTRNERRTWLVVGLTASMMVVEIVGGTIFGSMALVADGWHMSTHAAALAIAALAYRFASKHAHDAQFTFGTGKLGELAAFASAMILAVVALLIGYESLIRLWQPVAIRFDQALVIAVIGLAVNLGSAWLLRDGHGGHHGDAHDQGHGGHHHHHHDHNLRGAYLHVLADALTSVLAIGALLAGRFYQWDWMDPAVGIVGALVIAHWSIGLMRASGAVLLDIVPDARLAGEIRRRLESGDDRLTDLHLWRLGPGHIGVIASVVSDAPQAPDTYKARLSGLHGLSHVTVEVHACRH